A stretch of Stenotrophomonas indicatrix DNA encodes these proteins:
- a CDS encoding thymidylate synthase, giving the protein MKAYLDLLSHVLEHGAEKSDRTGTGTRSVFGWQMRFNLNDGFPLVTTKKLHLRSIIHELLWFLKGDTNIGYLKDNQVRIWDEWADENGDLGPVYGKQWRSWATADGGEIDQMQWLVDEIKRNPDSRRLVVSAWNVGELSQMALMPCHNLFQFYVVDGKLSCQLYQRSGDIFLGVPFNIASYALLTHMVAQATGLGVGDFVHTLGDAHLYSNHFEQAREQLSREPRALPTLWLNPEVTDLFGFQFDDIRIDGYDPHPAIKAPVAV; this is encoded by the coding sequence ATGAAGGCCTATCTGGACTTGCTCTCGCACGTGCTCGAACACGGCGCGGAGAAGAGCGACCGCACCGGTACCGGCACCCGCAGCGTGTTCGGCTGGCAGATGCGCTTCAACCTCAACGACGGCTTCCCGCTGGTCACCACCAAGAAGCTGCACCTGCGCTCGATCATCCACGAGCTGCTGTGGTTCCTGAAGGGCGATACCAACATCGGTTACCTCAAGGACAACCAGGTGCGCATCTGGGACGAGTGGGCCGATGAGAACGGCGACCTCGGCCCGGTGTACGGCAAGCAATGGCGCAGCTGGGCCACGGCCGACGGCGGCGAGATCGACCAGATGCAGTGGCTGGTGGACGAGATCAAGCGTAATCCGGATTCGCGGCGGCTGGTGGTCAGTGCCTGGAACGTGGGCGAGCTCTCGCAGATGGCGTTGATGCCGTGCCACAACCTGTTCCAGTTCTACGTGGTCGACGGCAAGCTCAGCTGCCAGCTGTACCAGCGCAGTGGCGACATCTTCCTCGGTGTACCGTTCAACATCGCCAGCTACGCATTGCTGACCCACATGGTGGCGCAGGCCACCGGCCTGGGCGTCGGCGATTTCGTGCACACGCTGGGCGACGCGCACCTGTATTCGAACCACTTCGAGCAGGCCCGCGAACAGCTGTCGCGAGAGCCGCGCGCGCTGCCGACGCTGTGGTTGAACCCGGAGGTGACCGATCTGTTCGGCTTCCAGTTCGATGACATCCGCATTGATGGCTACGATCCGCATCCGGCGATCAAGGCGCCGGTGGCGGTATGA
- the lgt gene encoding prolipoprotein diacylglyceryl transferase, protein MIYFHDIDPIALSLGPIKVHWYGIMYLLGFTAAWLLGRKRIADGRLPGVDANGFSDLLFYAMLGVVLGGRIGYMLFYALGDFLHNPLLLFKVWDGGMSFHGGLLGVIAACWWWSRKHALHFFDTMDFMAPLVPLGLGFGRIGNFIGAELWGKYTDGSWGVVFPSGLPAPLNQLDHATLQSQFASGALNQFARHPSQLYEALLEGLVMFAVLWTVSAKPRHRYLIGGLFALLYGIFRFAVEFVRMPDNGVYVAFGWLTKGQILCVPLIAFGLVLLVMSRRAPVLQPQPLVTAEGKA, encoded by the coding sequence ATGATCTATTTCCACGACATCGACCCCATCGCCCTCTCGTTGGGACCGATCAAGGTGCACTGGTACGGCATCATGTACCTGCTCGGCTTCACCGCCGCCTGGCTGCTGGGGCGCAAGCGGATCGCCGACGGGCGCCTGCCGGGCGTCGATGCCAACGGCTTCTCCGACCTGCTGTTCTACGCCATGCTCGGCGTAGTGCTGGGCGGGCGCATCGGTTACATGCTGTTCTATGCGCTGGGCGATTTCCTGCACAACCCACTGCTGCTGTTCAAGGTGTGGGATGGCGGCATGAGCTTCCACGGTGGCCTGCTCGGCGTGATCGCGGCCTGCTGGTGGTGGTCGCGCAAGCATGCGCTGCACTTCTTCGACACCATGGATTTCATGGCGCCACTGGTGCCGCTGGGCCTGGGCTTTGGCCGCATCGGCAACTTCATCGGCGCCGAGCTGTGGGGCAAGTACACCGACGGCAGCTGGGGCGTGGTGTTCCCGTCCGGCCTGCCGGCACCGTTGAACCAGCTCGACCACGCCACCCTGCAGTCGCAGTTCGCCAGCGGTGCGCTCAACCAGTTCGCGCGGCATCCGTCGCAGCTGTATGAAGCGCTGCTGGAAGGGCTGGTGATGTTCGCGGTGTTGTGGACGGTGTCGGCCAAGCCGCGCCATCGCTATCTCATCGGCGGCCTGTTCGCGCTGCTGTATGGCATCTTCCGCTTCGCCGTCGAGTTCGTGCGCATGCCCGACAACGGCGTCTACGTGGCCTTCGGCTGGCTGACCAAGGGCCAGATCCTGTGCGTGCCGCTGATCGCCTTCGGCCTGGTGCTGCTGGTGATGTCGCGCCGCGCGCCGGTGCTGCAGCCGCAGCCGCTGGTGACGGCGGAGGGCAAGGCATGA
- a CDS encoding DUF1287 domain-containing protein has protein sequence MTPGNRAPWTVLLLTLALASGCQPSSSPATAGADATAAPASAPAPSPPLVAAARAQVGVTTRYDPAYQVLAYPGGDVPADRGVCTDVVVRALRTQGLDLQVRVNEDMRADFSVYPALWGLSRPDRNIDHRRVPNLMRWFDRHGWQQPISALPSDFAAGDIVAWKLNGNGLLHVGIVSDRRLADGTPLVLHNIARGTREENLLFQHTIIGHYRMP, from the coding sequence ATGACGCCCGGCAACCGCGCACCATGGACGGTGCTGCTGCTGACGCTGGCCCTGGCCAGCGGCTGCCAGCCCTCATCGTCGCCAGCGACTGCCGGCGCCGACGCTACCGCCGCCCCTGCATCAGCGCCTGCACCTTCGCCACCGCTGGTCGCTGCCGCACGCGCACAGGTCGGCGTCACCACCCGCTACGACCCTGCCTATCAGGTACTGGCCTACCCCGGTGGCGACGTGCCCGCTGATCGCGGCGTATGCACCGACGTGGTGGTCCGCGCTCTGCGTACGCAGGGGCTGGACCTGCAGGTCCGCGTGAATGAAGACATGCGCGCTGATTTCAGCGTCTATCCGGCCCTCTGGGGCCTGTCCCGACCGGATCGGAACATCGACCACCGGCGCGTGCCCAACCTGATGCGCTGGTTCGACCGCCACGGCTGGCAGCAACCGATCAGTGCCCTTCCCAGCGACTTCGCTGCCGGCGACATCGTGGCCTGGAAGCTCAACGGCAACGGCCTGCTGCACGTGGGCATCGTTTCCGACCGGCGCCTGGCCGACGGTACGCCGCTGGTACTGCACAACATCGCGCGCGGTACGCGGGAAGAGAACCTGCTGTTCCAGCACACCATCATCGGCCACTACCGGATGCCGTAA
- a CDS encoding TPM domain-containing protein, whose amino-acid sequence MIQRLCRHLFSPSVRRAFPPATLQAITEAIAAGEQRHGGQVMFAVEADLPLHALWHKVTPRQAAEHAFARLRTWDTAHNNGVLIYLLLADHAIEIVADRGLQGRVAPEQWQRVCTHLREGLRGSQPVAALRDAIDEVSSLVEGHFPASARSDQDGLPDTPQILG is encoded by the coding sequence ATGATCCAACGTCTGTGCAGACATCTGTTTTCGCCATCGGTACGGCGGGCGTTCCCGCCGGCCACGCTGCAGGCGATCACCGAGGCGATCGCCGCGGGCGAGCAGCGCCATGGCGGCCAGGTGATGTTTGCCGTGGAGGCCGATCTGCCACTGCATGCGCTGTGGCACAAGGTCACCCCGCGGCAGGCGGCCGAGCATGCCTTCGCGCGCCTGCGCACCTGGGATACCGCGCACAACAACGGCGTGCTGATCTACCTGCTGCTGGCCGACCACGCCATCGAGATCGTCGCCGACCGTGGCCTGCAGGGGCGGGTCGCGCCCGAGCAGTGGCAGCGGGTCTGCACGCATCTGCGCGAAGGCCTGCGCGGCTCTCAGCCGGTGGCAGCGCTGCGCGATGCCATCGACGAGGTTTCCTCCTTGGTGGAAGGGCACTTTCCGGCCTCGGCGCGGTCCGATCAGGACGGCCTGCCGGACACGCCGCAGATCCTGGGCTGA
- the apaG gene encoding Co2+/Mg2+ efflux protein ApaG, producing the protein MEDADVYAISVEVAPRFLDDQSAPEDGRYAFAYTIRIHNQGRVAARLVARHWRITDANGRVEHVDGDGVIGEQPRLRPGEDFHYTSGVMLGTEHGTMQGHYDMVADDGTEFAAPVAPFVLAIPRTLH; encoded by the coding sequence ATGGAAGACGCTGACGTTTATGCCATCTCCGTCGAAGTCGCCCCGCGCTTCCTCGACGACCAATCCGCGCCGGAAGACGGTCGTTATGCGTTCGCCTATACGATCCGCATCCACAACCAGGGCCGCGTTGCCGCGCGCCTGGTCGCACGCCATTGGCGCATCACCGATGCCAATGGCCGCGTCGAGCATGTCGATGGCGATGGCGTGATCGGCGAACAGCCGCGTCTGCGTCCGGGTGAAGACTTCCATTACACCTCGGGTGTCATGCTCGGCACCGAGCACGGCACGATGCAGGGCCATTACGACATGGTGGCCGACGACGGCACCGAATTCGCCGCGCCGGTCGCACCCTTCGTGCTGGCCATCCCGCGCACCCTGCACTGA
- a CDS encoding symmetrical bis(5'-nucleosyl)-tetraphosphatase, which translates to MSVWAIGDLQGCYDVTQRLLEKIRFDPAQDTLWFCGDLVNRGGQSLETLRLVHSLREHSVVVLGNHDLSLLAVGARTEEEQRKVNPDLLRIVQAEDRDVLLDWLRLQKLVHVDRELGWMMVHAGLAPKWTTQMAEKHAAEVEVQLHGAGYRKLFRNMYGDKPSWAPNLTGYERSRAIINVLTRMRYCTSRGRIGIEDKGTPGTQEQGLYPWFEVPGRVERDLKVVCGHWSALGLTITQGIHAIDTGAVWGGKLTAIQLDTDELRVVQVPGRDVPAPVANARPPARPAHERTAGKDNSQGNGNAATAGAPGNRGPRRRRRRGGGGGGGNNNGTPPSA; encoded by the coding sequence ATGAGTGTATGGGCGATCGGCGACCTGCAAGGCTGCTATGACGTAACCCAGCGCCTGCTGGAGAAGATCCGGTTCGATCCGGCGCAGGACACCCTGTGGTTCTGCGGCGACCTGGTCAACCGCGGTGGACAGTCACTGGAAACCCTGCGGCTGGTGCATTCGCTGCGCGAACACAGCGTGGTGGTGCTCGGCAACCACGACCTTTCCCTGCTGGCCGTCGGTGCGCGCACCGAGGAAGAGCAGCGCAAGGTCAACCCGGACCTGCTGCGCATCGTCCAGGCCGAAGACCGCGATGTGCTGCTGGACTGGCTGCGCCTGCAGAAGCTGGTGCACGTGGACCGTGAGCTTGGCTGGATGATGGTGCATGCCGGCCTGGCGCCGAAGTGGACCACGCAGATGGCCGAGAAGCATGCGGCCGAAGTGGAAGTGCAGCTGCACGGCGCCGGCTACCGCAAGCTGTTCCGCAACATGTACGGCGACAAGCCCAGCTGGGCGCCGAACCTGACCGGCTACGAGCGCTCGCGGGCGATCATCAACGTGCTCACGCGCATGCGCTACTGCACCTCGCGCGGCCGCATCGGCATCGAGGACAAGGGCACGCCGGGCACCCAGGAACAGGGGCTGTATCCCTGGTTCGAAGTGCCGGGCCGGGTCGAACGCGACCTGAAGGTGGTCTGCGGCCACTGGTCCGCGCTCGGCCTGACCATCACCCAGGGCATCCACGCAATCGACACCGGTGCCGTGTGGGGTGGCAAGCTCACCGCGATCCAGCTCGACACCGATGAGCTGCGCGTGGTGCAGGTACCGGGACGCGACGTACCGGCACCGGTCGCCAACGCGCGGCCGCCCGCGCGACCGGCACACGAGCGCACGGCAGGCAAGGACAACAGCCAGGGCAACGGCAACGCTGCAACGGCTGGCGCCCCGGGCAACCGTGGTCCGCGCCGCCGCCGCCGCCGTGGTGGTGGTGGCGGTGGTGGCAACAACAACGGAACGCCTCCTTCGGCATGA
- a CDS encoding dihydrofolate reductase: MKLSMIVALDRNRGIGQGNAMPWHLPDDFRHFKALTLGKPILMGRRTAESIGRVLPGRTNLVLTRSGQVPFEGMRAVASLDEAKAVAEGEGASELCIIGGGEIFRQLLDQASDLYLTWVDAEVPADTHFPEVDERLWQEVASEPHPADERHAYAFRFVHYVRR, from the coding sequence ATGAAACTTTCGATGATCGTTGCACTGGATCGCAATCGTGGCATCGGCCAGGGCAACGCCATGCCCTGGCACCTGCCGGACGACTTCAGGCACTTCAAGGCGTTGACCCTGGGCAAGCCGATCCTGATGGGGCGCAGGACCGCCGAATCGATTGGCCGCGTGCTGCCCGGCCGAACGAACCTGGTGCTGACCCGCAGCGGCCAGGTGCCGTTCGAGGGCATGCGCGCGGTGGCCTCGCTGGACGAGGCGAAAGCGGTTGCAGAGGGCGAGGGTGCCAGCGAGCTGTGCATCATTGGTGGCGGCGAGATCTTCCGCCAGCTGCTGGACCAGGCCAGTGATCTGTACCTGACCTGGGTGGATGCCGAAGTACCGGCCGATACCCATTTCCCGGAGGTGGATGAGCGCCTCTGGCAGGAGGTGGCCAGTGAGCCGCACCCGGCCGATGAGCGTCACGCCTATGCGTTCCGCTTCGTGCATTACGTCCGCCGCTGA
- the rsmA gene encoding 16S rRNA (adenine(1518)-N(6)/adenine(1519)-N(6))-dimethyltransferase RsmA — MTSPHSPSGPVFSAPAKKQLGQHFLADRYYIDKIVMAVNPKDGDRLVEIGPGQGAITLPLLRVHPKMTVIEFDRDLIAPLTAAAEPLGELTIVNRDVLRVDFTELADGQPIRLVGNLPYNISSPILFHALEHAAVVSDMHFMLQKEVVDRMAAGPGSKVFGRLSVMLQAYCEVTSLFVVPPGAFRPPPKVDSAVVRLVPRDPASIDIKDHKRFAEVVKAAFGQRRKTLRNALNNVVSAEQFVAAGVRPDARAEQLDVAEFIALANAT; from the coding sequence ATGACTTCCCCGCATTCCCCCTCCGGCCCGGTGTTTTCCGCCCCGGCCAAGAAGCAGCTCGGCCAGCACTTCCTTGCCGACCGCTACTACATCGACAAGATCGTGATGGCGGTCAATCCCAAGGACGGCGACCGCCTGGTCGAGATCGGCCCGGGCCAGGGTGCGATCACCCTGCCGCTGCTGCGCGTGCACCCGAAGATGACGGTGATCGAGTTCGACCGCGACCTGATCGCGCCGTTGACCGCCGCCGCCGAGCCCCTGGGTGAACTGACCATCGTCAACCGCGACGTGCTGCGGGTCGATTTCACCGAGCTGGCCGACGGACAGCCGATCCGCCTGGTCGGCAACCTGCCCTACAACATCTCCTCGCCCATCCTGTTCCATGCACTGGAACATGCTGCGGTGGTCTCGGACATGCACTTCATGCTGCAGAAGGAAGTGGTCGACCGCATGGCTGCCGGTCCCGGCAGCAAGGTGTTCGGCCGCCTCAGCGTGATGCTGCAGGCCTACTGCGAGGTGACCTCGCTGTTCGTGGTGCCGCCGGGTGCGTTCAGGCCGCCGCCGAAGGTCGATTCGGCCGTGGTGCGTCTGGTACCGCGCGACCCGGCCAGCATCGACATCAAGGACCACAAGCGCTTCGCCGAGGTGGTCAAGGCTGCCTTCGGCCAACGCCGCAAGACCCTGCGCAATGCCCTGAACAACGTGGTCAGCGCCGAGCAGTTCGTGGCCGCCGGCGTGCGCCCCGATGCCCGCGCCGAACAGCTGGACGTGGCTGAATTCATCGCTTTGGCCAATGCCACCTGA
- the pdxA gene encoding 4-hydroxythreonine-4-phosphate dehydrogenase PdxA codes for MLPELALVPGEPAGIGPELCVRLVQQPRDDCRLLAFADPDTLRAAAAALGLPLQLLPEDAHARVPGDLRLRAVANSAPSRFGHTDPANAGAVIGALLGAGQACLSGELHGVVTGPVHKAVINQGGIAYSGTTELLADQAGVKVVMMLANDIVRVALATTHLPLREVADAITAPGLEHTLRTVHAALRREFGLAAPRIAVLGLNPHAGEDGHLGREELDLVIPLLQRLRSEGMDLIGPLPADTAFLPAKLAGFDTVLAMYHDQGLPVLKYSGFEQAVNLTLGLPYPRVAVDHGTALDLAGRGIADPSSLQAATTLCARLARQRTLST; via the coding sequence ATGCTCCCCGAGCTCGCTCTGGTACCGGGCGAGCCCGCCGGGATCGGCCCGGAACTGTGTGTCCGACTGGTCCAGCAGCCGCGCGATGATTGCCGGCTGCTGGCATTCGCCGATCCGGACACCCTGCGCGCGGCCGCAGCCGCGCTGGGTCTGCCCCTGCAACTGCTGCCCGAGGACGCACACGCACGCGTCCCCGGCGATCTGCGCCTGCGCGCCGTCGCCAACAGCGCCCCCAGCCGTTTCGGCCATACCGACCCTGCCAACGCAGGTGCGGTGATCGGTGCCCTGCTCGGTGCGGGCCAGGCCTGCCTGTCCGGTGAACTGCACGGCGTAGTGACCGGCCCGGTGCACAAGGCGGTGATCAACCAGGGCGGCATCGCCTACAGCGGCACCACCGAACTGCTGGCCGACCAGGCCGGGGTGAAAGTGGTGATGATGCTGGCCAACGACATCGTCCGCGTTGCCCTGGCTACGACCCACCTGCCGCTGCGTGAGGTTGCCGATGCGATCACCGCGCCCGGCCTGGAACACACCCTGCGCACCGTGCATGCCGCGCTGCGCCGCGAGTTCGGCCTGGCCGCACCGCGCATCGCCGTGCTTGGCCTGAACCCGCATGCCGGCGAAGACGGTCACCTCGGTCGCGAGGAACTGGATCTGGTCATCCCGCTGCTGCAGCGCCTGCGCAGCGAGGGCATGGACCTGATCGGTCCGCTGCCGGCCGATACCGCGTTCCTGCCGGCCAAGCTGGCCGGCTTCGACACCGTGCTGGCCATGTACCACGACCAGGGCCTGCCGGTGCTGAAGTACTCCGGCTTCGAGCAGGCGGTGAACCTGACCCTGGGCCTGCCCTATCCGCGCGTGGCGGTGGACCACGGCACCGCGCTGGATCTTGCCGGCCGCGGCATTGCCGATCCTTCCAGCCTGCAGGCCGCCACAACGCTGTGTGCGCGGCTGGCGCGGCAACGTACACTGAGCACATGA